A portion of the Haliaeetus albicilla chromosome 5, bHalAlb1.1, whole genome shotgun sequence genome contains these proteins:
- the LOC138685345 gene encoding cuticle collagen 2-like, with product MPAAAAHTPAAGKRAAAPAAALRSGSASSSSGAGWSCRGRDGGGRRGDGERSAAPATGGDWLPGFHGGAATHCQPLPITAEGPAPPAGTTSPPRLPRPGSPAPLPGGSPGPARPGPSGSPGTATPPPCPSAPGRGRAAQGAAGCKAEKEEGGDPLRFGCRKVGGSGRRHGMDGRDPPTASPVKLWGSVPGLDAPGVGEGDEAGAEKSDKKPAA from the exons atgcccgccgccgccgcgcacaCCCCCGCGGCGGGGAAGCGGGCAGCGGCCCCGGCGGCCGCCCTTCGCTCCGgttctgcctcctcctcctccggcgcCGGCTGGAGCTGCCGCGGGAGGGACGGTGGAGGGCGGAGAGGCGATGGGGAGCGCTCGGCGGCTCCGGCGACTGGGGGCG ATTGGCTCCCGGGTTTCCATGGCGGGGCTGCCACTCACTGTCAGCCGCTGCCAATCACGGCGGAAggccccgcgccgccggccgGCACCacctccccgccccggctcccccgccccggctcccccgCCCCGCTTCCCGGGGgctcccccggcccggcccggcccggcccgtccGGCTCCCCGGGGACCGCGACCCCTCCGCCCTGTCCCTCCGCTccgggcaggggcagagcagctcAGGGGGCAGCGGGCTGCAAGGcggagaaggaggaggggggggaccCGCTGAGGTTTGGCTGCCGGAAAGTTGGAgggagcggccgccgccatgGGATGGATGGCCGGGACCCCCCTACAGCCTCCCCGGTAAAGCTGTGGGGTTCGGTCCCGGGGCTCGATGCACCCGGGGTCGGAGAGGGGGATGAGGCAGGAGCTGAGAAATCAGATAAAAAACCGGCTGCGTAA
- the SIX6 gene encoding homeobox protein SIX6 codes for MFQLPILNFSPQQVAGVCETLEESGDIERLGRFLWSLPVAPAACEALNKNESVLRARAIVAFHTGNYRELYHILENHKFTKESHAKLQALWLEAHYQEAEKLRGRPLGPVDKYRVRKKFPLPRTIWDGEQKTHCFKERTRHLLREWYLQDPYPNPSKKRELAQATGLTPTQVGNWFKNRRQRDRAAAAKNRLQQQVLTQGSVRSLQAEEESGGEAVGAASSPAASLSSKAATSAISITSSDSECDI; via the exons ATGTTCCAGCTGCCCATCCTCAATTTCAGCCCGCAGCAGGTGGCCGGGGTATGCGAGACCCTGGAGGAGAGCGGGGACATCGAGCGCCTGGGGCGCTTCCTCTGGTCCCTGCCCGTGGCCCCCGCGGCCTGCGAGGCCCTCAACAAGAACGAGTCGGTGCTGAGAGCCCGGGCCATCGTGGCCTTCCACACGGGGAACTACCGGGAGCTCTACCACATCCTGGAGAACCACAAGTTCACCAAGGAGTCCCACGCCAAACTGCAAGCCCTCTGGCTGGAAGCGCACTACCAGGAGGCGGAGAAGCTGCGGGGCCGACCCCTGGGGCCGGTGGACAAGTACCGGGTGAGGAAGAAGTTCCCGCTGCCCCGCACCATCTGGGACGGCGAGCAGAAGACACATTGCTTCAAGGAGCGGACGAGGCATTTGCTGCGGGAGTGGTACCTGCAGGACCCTTACCCCAACCCCAGCAAAAAGCGGGAACTGGCTCAGGCCACGGGACTTACCCCCACGCAAGTGGGCAACTGGTTCAAAAACCGCAGGCAAAGGGACAGGGCAGCAGCCGCCAAGAACAG GCTACAGCAGCAGGTCCTCACGCAGGGCTCGGTGCGTTCGCTGCAAGCGGAGGAGGAGAGCGGCGGGGAGGCGGTGGGGGCCGCctccagccccgcagccagccTCTCCAGCAAAGCGGCCACCTCCGCCATCTCCATCACATCCAGCGACAGTGAATGTGACATCTAA